One genomic region from Candidatus Bathyarchaeia archaeon encodes:
- a CDS encoding glycoside hydrolase family 127 protein, whose amino-acid sequence MSAGAIKIEAFNYGDVQLLDSMFKTRFDVNRNYLLSLDNDSLLYPYRFEAALPHWEYHGPESLTRPGKPYGGWEHPTCSLRGHFLGHFLSACARIYATTGDREIKNKADSIVMELARCQQQNGNGYVGPIPEKFFDILESGKMGQIWAPYYVIHKVLMGLYEMYKFAGNRLAFQIMKGMVDYIRRRVEKIPDEWMQKILNVEFGGMPEVLYDFYAEVGDPQYLSLAQKFEHKRILDPLAKNQDVLTKVHGNTTIPKIHGAARAYEITGIQKYRDIAVNFWEIIARTRTYATGGSTVGEVWGEPHKLKDTLSEWNQETCVTYNWMRLCRYLLRWTGDAKYGDMYERALFNGILAAQNPADGMFIYFLPLKTGSKKRFGTPTDSFWCCYGTGVQAFADLASSIYFHDDDNIYVNLFIPSEVRWSHSGAIIRVRQENNYPEESATHLTIQLSEEPVYFGLKIRVPWWVKKGINIKVNGENVEVKAAPSTFVELRREWKNKDVVDVIMPMSLYAEPINDDENLVAIMYGPLVMAGLTSEEVVFRGDKNNLESWIELIPGEPLAFKTRGQEKDIKFIPLCKVVSEEYGVYFRISS is encoded by the coding sequence TATTAGACAGCATGTTTAAGACGAGATTCGATGTCAATAGAAATTATCTCTTAAGCTTGGATAATGATTCCCTACTCTATCCATACCGATTTGAAGCCGCCCTTCCACATTGGGAGTATCATGGACCTGAATCCCTTACAAGACCGGGTAAACCATATGGTGGCTGGGAGCATCCAACGTGCTCCCTGAGAGGGCATTTTCTAGGGCACTTCCTATCAGCCTGCGCCCGCATCTACGCAACAACCGGTGATAGAGAGATAAAGAATAAGGCTGACTCAATAGTGATGGAGCTGGCAAGATGCCAGCAACAGAATGGAAATGGCTATGTAGGTCCAATACCGGAAAAATTCTTCGATATCTTAGAGAGCGGAAAAATGGGTCAAATTTGGGCACCCTACTATGTAATACATAAGGTTTTGATGGGTCTTTATGAAATGTATAAGTTCGCGGGGAATAGGCTGGCTTTTCAAATAATGAAAGGCATGGTTGACTATATTAGGAGGCGCGTGGAAAAGATCCCTGATGAATGGATGCAGAAGATATTAAATGTTGAGTTTGGTGGAATGCCTGAGGTCTTATACGACTTTTACGCTGAAGTAGGTGATCCACAGTATTTATCTCTTGCCCAAAAATTTGAGCATAAGAGAATTTTAGATCCATTAGCTAAGAACCAAGACGTTTTAACGAAGGTGCATGGCAATACCACTATTCCTAAAATTCATGGGGCCGCTAGAGCTTACGAGATTACTGGCATACAGAAATATAGGGATATCGCGGTGAACTTTTGGGAGATTATTGCCAGAACCAGGACTTACGCTACTGGTGGAAGCACAGTAGGCGAAGTTTGGGGCGAACCTCACAAACTTAAGGATACGCTTTCAGAATGGAACCAGGAGACATGTGTAACCTATAATTGGATGCGCCTCTGCAGATACCTATTACGTTGGACTGGTGATGCAAAATATGGAGACATGTATGAACGTGCGCTGTTTAATGGAATACTGGCAGCGCAGAATCCAGCTGATGGTATGTTCATATACTTCTTACCATTGAAGACTGGTTCGAAGAAGAGGTTCGGTACACCTACAGATTCCTTCTGGTGTTGTTATGGCACTGGTGTGCAGGCATTTGCGGATCTAGCGAGCAGCATTTACTTTCACGATGATGACAATATATATGTGAACTTATTTATACCATCTGAGGTCCGCTGGAGCCACTCTGGGGCTATAATTAGAGTTAGACAGGAAAACAATTATCCAGAGGAATCAGCTACACACTTAACAATACAATTATCTGAGGAGCCGGTCTATTTTGGACTTAAAATTAGGGTGCCCTGGTGGGTCAAGAAAGGCATCAATATAAAGGTGAATGGAGAAAATGTTGAGGTTAAGGCAGCTCCAAGCACATTTGTTGAGTTAAGGAGAGAATGGAAAAATAAGGATGTAGTTGATGTAATAATGCCAATGAGCCTATATGCTGAACCAATAAATGACGATGAGAATCTTGTTGCAATAATGTATGGTCCACTTGTAATGGCTGGTTTAACATCCGAGGAAGTTGTTTTCAGAGGGGACAAAAATAACTTAGAGAGCTGGATTGAGCTGATTCCGGGAGAACCATTAGCATTTAAAACAAGAGGTCAGGAAAAAGACATAAAATTCATACCATTATGCAAAGTTGTTTCTGAAGAATATGGAGTATACTTTAGGATCTCCTCTTAA